In a single window of the Montipora capricornis isolate CH-2021 chromosome 11, ASM3666992v2, whole genome shotgun sequence genome:
- the LOC138024263 gene encoding uncharacterized protein: MALSSFKIRKQASDRQKLSEEKDCIFNVNRGPLTPRKRDASQFEECRRRSQIQRMKNAFRTLSFRSEPTIGEECLRRSAKCAAEALSARGDLVVEKKYEDLIHDFVPDCFEHIQNFHHYRSDLARINSGFKVIYLSDSERTTNSENELRKVYKQYVKSVSPNSSFKCHLQRVRGNTMQPEKIENTNEVAKDTLTLSQKCRYEGIEKCDRRLEASTRYSNLEVLGEDIGEAAQIPMNRAREINRNSDYRVRVMAARMMQQVTLKIHVAGSKRRLGSPCRASRVFKVLTAIFLVQNLRSLPPTECPEDRPYERLFMKTAKAIKVLTSMEHRLG, translated from the coding sequence ATGGCTTTGAGTTCGTTCAAAATTCGCAAACAAGCGTCTGATAGACAGAAGCTCTCAGAAGAAAAGGACTGCATATTTAACGTCAATCGCGGGCCATTGACGCCGCGCAAACGAGACGCTTCACAGTTTGAGGAATGTCGACGCAGATCGcaaattcaaagaatgaagAACGCTTTCCGCACGTTGTCATTCCGTTCAGAACCGACTATCGGAGAAGAGTGCCTGAGAAGATCAGCAAAATGCGCTGCTGAAGCACTAAGCGCAAGGGGCgaccttgttgttgaaaagaaatACGAAGATTTGATTCACGACTTCGTGCCTGATTGCTTCGAGCATATTCAGAATTTCCATCATTACCGGAGCGATCTGGCAAGGATAAACTCCGGCTTCAAGGTAATATATCTAAGCGACAGTGAAAGGACAACAAATAGTGAGAACGAGCTTAGAAAGGTATATAAACAATATGTCAAAAGTGTAAGCCCGAATTCTTCTTTTAAATGTCATTTGCAAAGGGTCCGTGGGAATACTATGCAACCAGAAAAGATAGAAAACACGAACGAGGTTGCCAAGGATACTTTAACTTTGTCTCAAAAATGCAGATACGAGGGCATCGAAAAGTGTGACAGGAGACTTGAAGCAAGCACGAGATATTCTAATCTTGAGGTTTTAGGGGAAGATATCGGCGAAGCTGCACAGATTCCAATGAATCGAGCTCGAGAAATAAACAGAAACAGCGATTACCGAGTCCGAGTGATGGCAGCGAGGATGATGCAACAAGTGACATTGAAGATCCACGTGGCAGGCTCGAAAAGGCGGCTGGGAAGTCCATGCCGAGCCAGCCGAGTTTTCAAAGTATTGACAGCAATTTTTCTGGTACAAAACCTCCGGTCACTACCCCCAACAGAATGTCCAGAGGATCGTCCGTACGAACGCTTGTTTATGAAAACCGCAAAGGCGATAAAAGTGTTAACCTCAATGGAACATCGTTTAGGCTAG
- the LOC138024277 gene encoding uncharacterized protein produces the protein MAEYRFRQPKSVEDEERCVLNAIPKSTRYKNKWAARIFEEWGKARFPKVATLEPGGLFKEYDLHKVQSLEIPLLQMDALSVNYWLTKFVQEVAKPSKERYPPKTIYQIVCGLRRFMEENNEKLDFNPLDASDKRFSIFRRVLDAEMKEGTRLGIALANKKEEKQPVNEEDEMKFWTMGLLGKNSAKSVKCCIFL, from the exons ATGGCAGAATACCGATTTCGACAACCGAAATCCGTTGAGGATGAGGAAAGGTGTGTCTTAAATGCTATTCCAAAGTCGACgcgatacaaaaacaaatgggcGGCTCGTATTTTTGAAGAGTGGGGAAAAGCCCGATTTCCGAAAGTAGCAACGCTGGAACCAGGTGGTCTTTTTAAAGAATATGATCTGCACAAAGTTCAGTCGTTGGAAATTCCTTTACTTCAAATGGATGCTTTAAGCGTTAATTATTGGCTGACGAAGTTTGTGCAAGAAGTTGCGAAACCTTCAAAGGAAAGATATCCACCCAAAACGATATACCAGATTGTTTGTGGATTACGTCGCTTTATGGAGgagaacaatgaaaagttgGATTTTAATCCTCTCGATGCTTCGGATAAAAG GTTTTCTATCTTTCGCCGCGTTCTTGATGCAGAAATGAAAGAGGGCACAAGATTAGGGATTGCATTAGcgaacaagaaagaagaaaagcagCCTGTGAATGAAGAAGACGAAATGAAATTTTGGACAATGGGATTATTAGGAAAGAATTCAGCTAAGTCTGTTAAATGTTGTATATTTTTATAA
- the LOC138024761 gene encoding uncharacterized protein, producing MPANCCVPKCTKKLYRTENGKKISYFKFPDDVNLKKRWLHAIRRDECKDFTVNQNTKICSRHFKPEDFVKSVRGQRIYVREGVVPSRFSWSQSSPLKRKPPKKRMFTSNTDTELIVSQTTSATETNADNCTSSAAGSSADHDVQNDTDTQGNTTEDFKELLEKLKSLELENASLKAEIGVLKRQKGLADSRVFQLRNFTSDEDIAFYTGFPNFATFNAVYEFLNTGTNGENIRYCSSKERSVPKRFYDENENETEEPEECTHKGRKRSLEAREEFFLVLCRLRRGFAEKHLAHLFHISQSTVSRIFLSWINYLYLKFGQVSIWANKEVVTVTMPDSFKDKYSSTRVIIDCTEIRCQMPSSLLLNSKLFSSYKNHVTLKGLVGIAPSGAITFISQLYSGSISDREIVERSGFLKLDFDKGDTVMADKGFTIEDLLPLGVNLNIPPFLGLYNQMTAQDVIKTQEIASVRIHIERAINKVKNFRIWDSVVPLSLFGVVNQMWSVCAFLCNMHDPLIST from the coding sequence atgccGGCAAATTGTTGTGTTCCCAAATGCACCAAAAAGCTGTACAGGActgaaaatggaaagaaaatttcctacttcaagtttccagatgatgtgAACCTCAAGAAACGTTGGCTGCATGCTATTCGTCGCGACGAATGTAAGGATTTTACTGTCAACCAAAACACGAAGATTTGCTCTCGTCACTTTAAACCTGAGGACTTCGTTAAGTCTGTCAGAGGCCAGCGTATTTATGTCAGGGAAGGGGTTGTGCCATCACGTTTTTCTTGGTCACAAAGTTCTCCGCTAAAGAGAAAGCCTCCTAAGAAACGTATGTTTACGTCGAATACAGACACAGAGTTGATAGTATCTCAAACAACTAGTGCAACTGAAACCAACGCTGATAACTGCACTTCATCGGCGGCTGGTAGCTCTGCTGATCATGACGTGCAAAACGACACGGATACGCAAGGAAACACGACAGAAGATTTCAAAGAACTTCTCGAAAAACTGAAGAGTTTGGAGCTTGAAAATGCTTCGCTAAAGGCTGAAATAGGAGTTTTGAAACGTCAGAAGGGTCTTGCAGATTCTCGCGTTTTTCAGTTGCGAAATTTTACCTCTGACGAGGACATCGCCTTTTACACCGGCTTTCCTAACTTTGCTACATTTAATGCTGTATATGAATTTTTGAACACTGGAACGAATGGGGAGAACATTAGGTACTGCTCGTCAAAAGAAAGAAGTGTCCCAAAGCGTTTTTATGATGAGAACGAAAATGAAACCGAGGAACCAGAGGAATGCACTCACAAAGGTAGAAAAAGGAGCTTAGAAGCAAGAGAGGAGTTTTTCCTTGTACTCTGCAGACTAAGAAGGGGATTTGCAGAAAAGCATCTGGCTCACTTGTTTCATATCTCTCAGTCAACAGTGAGCAGGATATTCCTGTCCTGGATAAATTACTTGTATCTTAAATTTGGTCAGGTATCTATATGGGCAAATAAGGAGGTTGTTACAGTTACTATGCCAGACAGCTTTAAAGACAAATACTCTTCCACCCGTGTAATAATCGATTGCACAGAGATTAGATGTCAGATGCCTTCCAGCCTTCTTTTGAATTCGAAACTGTTCAGCTCGTATAAAAACCACGTAACTCTGAAAGGCTTAGTTGGAATTGCTCCTAGTGGAGCTATAACTTTTATCAGTCAACTATACAGTGGAAGTATTTCCGATCGCGAAATTGTTGAGAGAAGTGGTTTTCTGAAGTTAGATTTTGATAAAGGTGACACTGTGATGGCCGATAAAGGCTTTACAATTGAAGATCTCCTTCCACTGGGTGTGAACCTAAACATTCCACCATTTCTAGGGTTGTATAACCAAATGACAGCACAAGATGTTATCAAGACCCAGGAAATTGCCTCGGTAAGAATACATATCGAACGAGCTATTAACAAAGTCAAGAACTTCCGCATTTGGGATAGTGTTGTACCACTTAGTCTATTTGGGGTGGTAAATCAAATGTGGAGTGTCTGTGcctttttgtgtaacatgcacGATCCTCTTATTTCCACGTAA